Proteins encoded in a region of the Flavobacteriaceae bacterium HL-DH10 genome:
- a CDS encoding DUF6055 domain-containing protein: MKSFAFLFLSLFSVTNAQENILKKTLYIPSKVWYVAENNNYDNPQSDYSYSRMIESDNIAMFWHKEYGNDPMTNSDSTKRFNPKKAIIECERFYNFYVNDLKLVQKGNSISDTYKLLIYVFGGDENTAFGGGEEEKVGVLWTPAKRINKPPYGALAHEIGHSFQYMSRADSKTGPEGPIMEMSAQYMLWQVYPQWMTFENYHLKGFLKGTHYAFLHPANMYHSPYVLEYWSNKYGIEFWGNLCRSTQKGEDVVMTYKRIKNLTQEQFNNEMFDASIKFITWDLKRIENVAKSYANQHISKLNDIGHGWYKIDSMNCPQNYGFNGIKLNVPKAGTKVKLKFKGLATDNEYNVIKTDKSGWRYGFLASLKDGSRIYGDMFKDEKGIATFKIPKNTAYLWLVVMGAPTEHWTLPVSRGENKSNKPEAQWPYKIKIFGTTLYN; the protein is encoded by the coding sequence ATGAAAAGCTTTGCATTTCTATTTTTATCACTTTTTAGTGTTACTAATGCTCAAGAAAATATTTTAAAGAAGACGTTATACATCCCTTCAAAAGTTTGGTATGTCGCAGAAAACAACAATTATGACAACCCTCAAAGTGATTACAGTTATAGCCGTATGATAGAATCAGACAACATCGCTATGTTCTGGCATAAAGAATATGGTAATGATCCCATGACTAACTCAGATTCAACCAAACGTTTCAATCCCAAAAAAGCTATTATTGAGTGTGAACGCTTTTACAATTTTTATGTAAATGATTTAAAATTGGTACAAAAAGGAAATTCTATTAGTGATACCTATAAATTACTCATATACGTTTTTGGAGGTGATGAAAACACCGCTTTTGGTGGTGGTGAAGAAGAAAAAGTGGGTGTTTTATGGACACCTGCCAAAAGAATAAACAAACCGCCTTATGGTGCATTGGCTCACGAAATAGGTCACTCCTTTCAATACATGAGTCGTGCTGATAGTAAAACAGGACCTGAAGGTCCCATTATGGAAATGTCTGCACAATATATGCTGTGGCAAGTTTATCCTCAATGGATGACTTTTGAAAACTACCATTTAAAGGGTTTTTTAAAAGGGACACATTATGCTTTTTTACATCCTGCAAACATGTATCATTCCCCTTATGTACTTGAATACTGGTCCAATAAATATGGAATTGAGTTTTGGGGTAACTTATGTCGATCAACCCAAAAAGGTGAAGATGTTGTTATGACTTATAAACGCATCAAAAACTTAACACAAGAACAATTTAATAATGAAATGTTTGATGCTTCAATAAAATTTATCACATGGGATTTAAAAAGAATTGAAAATGTAGCCAAATCATATGCTAATCAACACATCAGCAAACTTAATGATATAGGACATGGTTGGTATAAAATAGATTCTATGAACTGTCCACAAAATTACGGATTTAATGGTATAAAACTTAACGTTCCAAAAGCAGGAACAAAAGTTAAATTAAAATTTAAAGGACTTGCTACTGATAATGAATATAATGTTATTAAAACAGATAAGTCTGGTTGGCGCTATGGTTTTCTTGCATCGTTAAAAGATGGTAGCCGTATTTATGGAGATATGTTCAAAGATGAAAAAGGGATAGCTACTTTTAAGATTCCAAAAAACACAGCATATTTATGGTTAGTTGTTATGGGTGCTCCAACTGAACATTGGACTTTACCTGTTAGTCGGGGTGAAAATAAATCAAATAAGCCTGAAGCTCAATGGCCATATAAAATAAAAATATTTGGAACAACTCTATATAATTAA